Sequence from the Natronomonas marina genome:
GTCGAGCGTCTGGGTGAGTCGCCCCTGGACCCACCGCTGGGCCATCGACAGTTCGTTCTCCAGTCGCTCGAGGCGACCGAGTTCCTCGGCCAGCGCCGACAGGTCCGTCTCCGAGGACGCCTCCTCGGGGTCGTCGGCCCGCTCGATGTCCAGCGAGACGTACCGCCAGGAGGTGATGTCCAGGTTCGGCGACGCGGAGTAGGCGCTCTTGGTCCCGAAATCGTACGGCGAGACGTTGACCTCGAGCCGGAGGTTCCGTGCGATAGAGAAGTACTTCCGGCGGCCGTCGTCGACGTGGGACTCGACGAGGCCGGCCTCGTCGAGCTTCCGCAGGTGGTCGATGACGGCCTTCGGACTGACGCCGAGGTACTCGCTTATCTCGGTGACGTAACAGGGCTTGCGGGCGAGAAGCCGGAGGATGCGCCGCCGGTTCTCGTTGCCGAGCAAGTCGAGGAACGCCGCCGAGTCCATCGTGTGACCCTTCACACCCCGCACGAAAAAGGGTGACGCGAACCGGAGGCCCTGCCGTCGCCCGTCAGGCGGGGTCGTCCGGCGGACCGCCGTTCCCCGGATCGTCCTCGTCGGTTTCGTCTTCCTCGTCGCCGTCCCCGTTCCCAGGAGCGTCCTCCGGCGGCCCCTCATTTCC
This genomic interval carries:
- a CDS encoding ArsR/SmtB family transcription factor — protein: MDSAAFLDLLGNENRRRILRLLARKPCYVTEISEYLGVSPKAVIDHLRKLDEAGLVESHVDDGRRKYFSIARNLRLEVNVSPYDFGTKSAYSASPNLDITSWRYVSLDIERADDPEEASSETDLSALAEELGRLERLENELSMAQRWVQGRLTQTLDEISAHFEGVDGRFYGELLRGLATGPATPAELSRRVEAPPDVVADALEGLAAHGVVEEDGEQWRLTD